One segment of Mycolicibacterium baixiangningiae DNA contains the following:
- the zwf gene encoding glucose-6-phosphate dehydrogenase, whose protein sequence is MAPESPQTIAYPAPGARPHRIADEKLDPHVIVLFGATGDLAKRKLLPGMAYLVQSSLAPKIRVVGTSLEELSGDEFRAVAREAVDAFGSHKLTDKEWEGFACRISYVPQSAGPEALATAVKAAEEELGPDARRLHYLSVPPKAAKAVITMLKDSGLVDRSRVVMEKPFGTDLASAVELNDFVHETFDESQIFRIDHFLGKEAAQNILAFRFANGLFEPIWNRNFIDHIQIDIPEKLGLDQRANFYESTGAYKDMVVTHLFQVMAFVVMEPPTALEPRAISEEKNKVFRSMLPLDPAKVIRGQYAGYRAEEGVAPDSETETFIALEVGIDNWRWAGVPIYLRTGKKMAEGQRIISIAFKEAPRSMFPAGSGVGSQGPDHLTFDLADNSKVSLSFYGKRPGPGMKLDKLSMQFSTQETGRVGDVLEAYERLILDAMRGDHTLFTTAAGIESLWDRSTPLLEDPPPAKLYQPGTWGPNAIHQLIAPSAWRLPFEREWREKNPE, encoded by the coding sequence GTGGCCCCTGAATCCCCGCAGACCATCGCGTATCCGGCGCCCGGCGCGCGCCCGCACCGGATCGCCGACGAGAAACTCGACCCGCACGTCATCGTGTTGTTCGGTGCGACCGGTGACCTCGCCAAACGAAAACTGTTGCCCGGCATGGCCTATCTCGTCCAGTCCTCGCTGGCGCCGAAGATCAGGGTCGTCGGCACGTCGCTCGAAGAGCTGTCCGGCGACGAGTTCCGGGCAGTGGCCCGCGAGGCCGTCGACGCATTCGGCAGCCACAAACTCACCGACAAGGAATGGGAAGGTTTCGCCTGCAGGATCTCCTACGTGCCGCAGAGTGCCGGACCCGAGGCGCTCGCCACGGCCGTGAAGGCGGCCGAAGAGGAACTCGGCCCCGACGCGCGGCGGCTGCACTACCTGTCGGTGCCGCCCAAGGCGGCCAAGGCCGTCATCACCATGCTCAAGGACTCCGGCCTCGTCGACCGGTCGCGGGTGGTGATGGAGAAACCGTTCGGCACCGACCTGGCCAGCGCCGTGGAACTCAACGACTTCGTGCACGAGACCTTCGACGAGTCGCAGATCTTCCGCATCGACCACTTCCTCGGCAAGGAGGCGGCGCAGAACATCCTGGCGTTCCGGTTCGCCAACGGCTTGTTCGAGCCGATCTGGAATCGCAACTTCATCGACCACATCCAGATCGACATCCCGGAGAAACTCGGCCTCGACCAGCGTGCCAACTTCTACGAGAGCACCGGCGCCTACAAGGACATGGTGGTCACCCACCTGTTCCAGGTGATGGCATTCGTCGTCATGGAACCGCCGACCGCGCTCGAGCCCCGGGCGATCAGTGAGGAGAAGAACAAGGTCTTCCGGTCGATGCTGCCGCTCGACCCGGCCAAGGTGATCCGCGGTCAGTACGCCGGCTACCGGGCCGAAGAGGGCGTGGCGCCGGATTCGGAGACCGAGACGTTCATCGCGCTCGAGGTCGGCATCGACAACTGGCGCTGGGCCGGCGTGCCGATCTATCTGCGTACCGGCAAGAAGATGGCCGAGGGGCAGCGCATCATCTCGATCGCGTTCAAAGAGGCGCCGCGCTCGATGTTCCCGGCCGGCTCGGGGGTGGGGTCCCAAGGTCCGGACCACCTCACCTTCGACCTCGCCGACAATTCGAAGGTGTCGCTGTCGTTCTACGGCAAGCGTCCCGGCCCGGGGATGAAGCTCGACAAGCTGTCCATGCAGTTCTCGACCCAGGAGACCGGGCGGGTCGGTGACGTGCTGGAGGCCTACGAACGGCTGATCCTCGACGCGATGCGCGGCGACCACACGCTGTTCACCACCGCCGCGGGCATCGAGTCGCTGTGGGACCGCTCCACCCCGCTGCTCGAGGATCCACCGCCGGCGAAGCTCTATCAGCCAGGGACGTGGGGTCCCAACGCGATCCACCAACTCATCGCGCCGAGCGCCTGGCGGCTGCCCTTCGAACGCGAGTGGCGCGAGAAGAACCCGGAGTAG
- a CDS encoding MmcQ/YjbR family DNA-binding protein, whose translation MPDRPARVDDVHALAAAMPHTKRIEGPKGNAIYQVGGKSFVFFRTPQPDAADPDSGEKYPDVIMIWVESEADKLSLVQDPNSPFFTSDRFDGHLSVLVRGTQIGQIGLDELTELIQDAWLSRASTRRAERWLAEQQG comes from the coding sequence GTGCCTGACCGTCCCGCCCGGGTGGACGATGTCCACGCGCTCGCGGCCGCGATGCCGCACACCAAGCGCATAGAGGGCCCGAAGGGCAATGCGATCTATCAGGTCGGCGGGAAGTCCTTCGTGTTCTTCCGCACCCCGCAACCGGACGCCGCCGATCCGGACAGTGGCGAAAAATACCCCGACGTCATCATGATCTGGGTGGAGTCCGAGGCCGACAAGCTGTCGCTGGTGCAGGACCCGAATTCACCGTTCTTCACCAGCGATCGCTTCGACGGCCACCTGTCGGTCCTGGTGCGCGGCACGCAGATCGGACAGATCGGGCTGGACGAGCTGACGGAGCTGATCCAGGATGCCTGGCTGTCGCGGGCCTCGACGCGGCGCGCCGAACGGTGGCTCGCCGAACAGCAGGGCTGA
- a CDS encoding metallophosphoesterase family protein gives MRLLLIADTHLPKRARDLPAVVWDEVARADVVIHAGDWVEPDLLDVLEERAARLVGCWGNNDGAELRRRLPERADVTLEGVRFTVVHETGASGGRDARMAALYPDTDVLVFGHSHIPWDTTAASGLRLLNPGSPTDRRRQPYCTYMTATVADGALTDVVLHNIVPKSVVPKGVVPKGGERRA, from the coding sequence ATGCGGCTGCTGCTCATCGCCGACACCCATCTGCCCAAGCGGGCGCGTGACCTGCCCGCGGTGGTGTGGGACGAGGTCGCGCGCGCCGATGTGGTGATCCACGCCGGCGATTGGGTGGAGCCCGACCTGCTCGACGTGCTCGAGGAGCGGGCCGCCCGCCTGGTCGGGTGCTGGGGCAACAACGACGGGGCCGAGTTGCGCCGCCGCCTGCCCGAACGCGCGGATGTCACGTTGGAGGGGGTGCGGTTCACCGTCGTGCACGAGACGGGGGCATCCGGCGGGCGTGACGCGCGGATGGCCGCGCTCTATCCGGACACCGACGTCCTGGTGTTCGGCCACAGCCACATCCCGTGGGACACCACCGCGGCCAGTGGGCTGCGGCTACTCAACCCGGGTTCGCCCACCGACCGCCGCCGCCAGCCGTACTGCACCTACATGACCGCCACCGTCGCCGACGGTGCGCTCACCGATGTCGTCCTGCACAACATCGTCCCCAAGAGCGTCGTCCCCAAGGGCGTCGTCCCCAAGGGCGGGGAGCGGCGTGCCTGA
- a CDS encoding nuclear transport factor 2 family protein, with product MTTPPVIQRWLDLIDGGHGGDVTALLAPDAVFYSPAVFTPQEGRDTTAAYLNAAAKVFGGKNFRYVNQWYADRSAVLEFVADIDGVHVNGIDMIEWNDADEITSFKVMLRPFKALQTVIPKMAELLQAG from the coding sequence ATGACGACACCCCCGGTGATCCAGCGCTGGCTCGACCTCATCGACGGCGGCCACGGTGGCGACGTGACGGCATTGCTGGCGCCCGACGCGGTGTTCTACTCACCCGCGGTGTTCACCCCCCAGGAAGGGCGCGACACGACCGCCGCCTACCTGAACGCGGCCGCAAAAGTGTTCGGCGGAAAGAACTTTCGTTACGTCAACCAGTGGTATGCCGACCGGTCGGCGGTGCTCGAGTTCGTCGCCGACATCGACGGTGTCCACGTCAACGGGATCGACATGATCGAGTGGAACGACGCCGACGAGATCACGTCGTTCAAGGTGATGCTGCGCCCGTTCAAGGCGTTGCAGACCGTCATCCCCAAGATGGCCGAGCTCTTGCAGGCGGGGTGA
- a CDS encoding cutinase family protein: MRVRQFGRFLGAVVMTTWAAMIGVAAPSASAQPCPDVEVVFARGSGEAAGVGGVGQSFVDALRAQAAPRTVNVYAVNYAASNNFDAREDLARTVVDGIRDAGSRVQTIADTCPNTRIVLGGFSQGAVVAGFVTSSTVPDAVPASYRNSVPQPLAAEVSEHVAAVTLFGLPSAEWLGTYGAPGVVIGPLYQPKTLELCADGDTICNGAPGGQPSIAHALYGVNGMTQQAASYVVGRL, translated from the coding sequence ATGAGAGTTCGCCAGTTCGGTCGCTTCCTCGGCGCGGTGGTGATGACCACGTGGGCCGCCATGATCGGCGTGGCAGCGCCCTCTGCGTCCGCCCAGCCGTGCCCCGATGTCGAGGTGGTCTTCGCCCGCGGTTCCGGTGAGGCAGCGGGTGTCGGCGGCGTCGGCCAGTCGTTCGTCGACGCGCTGCGCGCCCAGGCCGCCCCGCGGACGGTCAACGTCTACGCGGTCAACTACGCCGCGTCGAACAATTTCGACGCCCGCGAGGACCTGGCCAGGACCGTTGTGGACGGGATCCGCGACGCCGGCAGCCGCGTCCAGACCATCGCCGATACCTGCCCGAACACCCGGATCGTGCTCGGCGGGTTCTCCCAGGGTGCGGTCGTCGCGGGGTTCGTGACCAGCTCGACCGTCCCGGACGCGGTGCCGGCGTCGTACCGCAACTCCGTCCCCCAGCCGCTCGCGGCCGAGGTCTCGGAGCACGTCGCGGCGGTCACCCTGTTCGGGCTGCCGTCGGCGGAGTGGCTCGGCACGTATGGCGCTCCCGGAGTCGTCATCGGTCCCCTCTATCAGCCGAAGACGCTCGAACTGTGCGCCGACGGCGACACCATCTGCAACGGCGCGCCCGGCGGACAGCCGAGCATCGCGCACGCGCTCTACGGGGTGAACGGGATGACGCAGCAGGCCGCCAGCTACGTGGTGGGCCGGTTGTAA
- a CDS encoding HEPN domain-containing protein: protein MSRSSWPPHTLVSLERQLLMLSDSVANPPMARSDDEEVWLTRFLLLRAVGYLEQVVHDCVRGHIQESSYGTVRNFSISWMDRSRNPSVENLLTLLGRLDLRLRDDFERWIDEDDQSLRRDLSAAVARRHQIAHGLNEGIGRSRALEHVERLREIADWFIRNLNPNADGRLSRQLPESFVNSNWFSWPSELSRTVLRLCP, encoded by the coding sequence ATGAGCCGAAGTTCGTGGCCACCGCATACTCTAGTGAGCCTGGAAAGGCAGCTTCTGATGCTGTCCGACTCGGTCGCAAATCCGCCGATGGCTCGAAGCGACGACGAGGAGGTGTGGCTAACCAGATTTCTGTTGCTTCGGGCAGTCGGATACCTTGAGCAAGTCGTTCACGACTGCGTCCGCGGACACATACAAGAGTCAAGTTACGGTACGGTTCGAAATTTCTCTATTTCGTGGATGGATAGGAGCCGAAATCCGAGCGTCGAAAATCTCTTGACCCTGCTTGGGCGCCTAGACCTGCGGCTTCGTGACGACTTCGAGCGCTGGATTGATGAAGACGATCAATCCCTTAGACGAGACCTGTCAGCGGCCGTAGCTCGCCGGCATCAAATCGCCCATGGGCTGAACGAGGGGATCGGCAGAAGCCGAGCTCTTGAGCACGTCGAGCGGTTAAGGGAGATCGCCGACTGGTTTATTCGTAATCTCAATCCGAACGCTGACGGGCGACTCAGCCGTCAGCTTCCAGAATCATTCGTTAATAGCAACTGGTTCTCGTGGCCCTCGGAGCTAAGCAGGACGGTCCTTCGGCTCTGTCCTTAG
- a CDS encoding DUF262 domain-containing protein gives MTAESDVRDTPEDPSTLTEEEVAEIEQAEAESVSISYSGTDFDVEGLVRRLDRGDIVIPNFGHPDEDLEVAGFQRSFVWRRPQMDRFIESLLLGYPIPAIMLVQQLDKRYLVLDGQQRLKTLQYFYNGVYRGVEFALTNVAEQFKGLTYRTLDDPLRRMLGNTFIQATIVRTDGSPASLDAVYQIFERLNSGGTQLTAHEIRIALYSGPLVGLLTDLNSVADWRRIYGPPSPRLRDQELVLRIIALYSRSNEYFSPLKKFLNTFMSDHRTLTTFPISDIREAFEGAAVALNAAGVRDAIRRTGQRVNAALLEAVMVGYMRILESGEPLSTQRLSAALIRIGQDRELQMSSASSTTSEENVRARINGVTRIMASEAGTETE, from the coding sequence ATGACCGCTGAAAGTGATGTACGTGACACGCCAGAGGACCCCTCGACGCTCACCGAAGAAGAAGTGGCCGAGATCGAGCAGGCGGAGGCGGAGAGCGTCTCAATTTCATACTCCGGCACGGACTTTGACGTCGAGGGGCTCGTTCGCCGGCTCGATCGCGGTGACATTGTCATTCCCAACTTTGGGCATCCCGATGAAGATTTGGAGGTTGCGGGTTTTCAACGGAGTTTTGTATGGCGACGTCCGCAGATGGACCGCTTCATAGAATCTCTGCTACTCGGCTACCCAATACCAGCGATAATGCTAGTGCAACAGCTTGATAAGCGTTATTTGGTCTTAGATGGCCAGCAACGGCTAAAGACTCTGCAGTACTTTTACAACGGCGTGTACCGGGGTGTTGAGTTTGCCTTGACGAATGTTGCCGAACAGTTTAAGGGTTTGACATACAGAACCTTGGACGATCCGCTTCGCAGAATGCTAGGAAATACATTCATACAGGCGACAATCGTTCGTACTGACGGCAGCCCCGCTTCGCTTGACGCCGTCTACCAGATATTTGAACGGCTGAACTCGGGCGGAACTCAGTTAACTGCTCATGAGATCCGTATCGCTCTTTACTCAGGGCCGCTCGTCGGGCTGCTAACGGACCTCAACTCAGTGGCTGATTGGCGTAGAATTTACGGTCCTCCGTCTCCTCGGCTACGTGATCAGGAGCTGGTTCTCCGCATCATCGCTCTGTACTCAAGATCGAACGAGTACTTTTCTCCGCTCAAGAAGTTCTTGAACACCTTTATGAGTGACCACAGAACGCTAACGACTTTCCCCATAAGCGACATCCGCGAGGCATTCGAGGGCGCGGCGGTTGCTCTTAATGCGGCAGGAGTACGCGACGCTATCAGAAGGACAGGCCAGAGGGTGAACGCAGCCCTACTCGAAGCTGTGATGGTCGGTTATATGCGAATACTAGAGTCTGGCGAGCCACTATCTACGCAGCGACTTAGTGCCGCGCTCATTCGGATCGGACAGGATCGCGAGTTGCAAATGTCATCTGCATCGTCGACGACAAGTGAGGAAAACGTTCGAGCGCGTATAAATGGTGTCACTAGAATTATGGCATCGGAAGCCGGTACGGAAACGGAATGA
- a CDS encoding helix-turn-helix transcriptional regulator: MFDEQSFEWVFVVPEIDDPGDPRIDRLYDSAEAVVESHGGLTLVSVLVTGSTAVAAARAAIGTLTACDLRPLRTYPDLVTRGEIADRLGKRRQTVDNWVRGDRQKNFPRPTYLAGGGLWLWGEVQEWLQRERIKDIPEGDGVSFPSMADHALVDAELTHEEGWSGHSRLLYVSTESVRDLVAAIGSIDLQGTGPVFGRPRTIVGVS; encoded by the coding sequence ATGTTTGACGAGCAATCATTCGAATGGGTGTTCGTCGTTCCGGAGATCGACGACCCTGGTGACCCGCGGATCGACAGACTTTACGACTCTGCGGAGGCGGTGGTGGAGTCCCACGGCGGGCTGACACTGGTTTCCGTTTTGGTAACGGGGTCGACCGCGGTGGCGGCGGCACGGGCGGCCATCGGCACGCTGACGGCATGTGACCTACGTCCGCTTCGGACTTATCCAGACCTCGTGACGCGCGGAGAAATAGCCGATCGCCTGGGTAAGCGGCGCCAGACGGTGGACAACTGGGTCCGAGGTGATCGACAGAAGAACTTCCCGCGTCCCACGTATCTGGCTGGCGGTGGCCTTTGGCTGTGGGGAGAGGTTCAAGAATGGCTCCAGCGTGAGCGAATCAAGGATATCCCTGAGGGCGACGGCGTCAGTTTCCCGTCAATGGCGGATCACGCCCTCGTCGATGCCGAGTTGACCCACGAGGAAGGCTGGTCGGGACATTCTCGACTCTTGTACGTATCCACTGAGAGTGTGCGAGATCTCGTGGCTGCAATCGGGTCGATCGACTTGCAAGGGACCGGCCCGGTATTCGGACGCCCGCGGACAATCGTCGGGGTCTCATGA
- a CDS encoding MmpS family transport accessory protein, translated as MGKFIIGASCVILAVASAPVAGANAGSFAYVLKSDAPIMSASFFDGMNEMQTVMDLPSSWSQTFSSEATYQMHSISAQTNGTVLSCQLLVNGSVVDEQTTKGRYTVTVCSG; from the coding sequence ATGGGGAAGTTCATCATCGGCGCGAGCTGCGTGATTCTTGCGGTTGCGTCCGCTCCTGTTGCGGGGGCGAACGCGGGGAGCTTCGCATATGTGCTGAAGTCGGATGCGCCGATCATGTCGGCGAGTTTCTTCGATGGGATGAATGAGATGCAGACGGTGATGGATCTACCGTCGTCGTGGTCTCAGACGTTCTCGAGTGAGGCGACGTATCAGATGCATTCGATCAGCGCGCAGACGAACGGCACGGTGCTGTCGTGTCAGCTTCTGGTGAATGGTTCGGTGGTCGATGAGCAGACGACGAAGGGTCGCTACACCGTCACGGTTTGCTCCGGGTGA
- a CDS encoding phage tail protein, which translates to MASIADVYVTVLPSTSEIAPGVKRALREVDNDAYQAGRRWGREMERGMGRPRIGADTRPGERDVDEFKRKVDKTRATVKLDVDKSGFDAAATSLRNLSTNYKALGVASAAIASPTAIAGTVSVVSQLSGVLGLIPAAAGAAGLAIGSLKVATSGFADAVKEVRDTEKFNEAIQQLAPNAQEAARAIQGMLPALDTLKFTVGDAFFAGLGQQISQLGSTYLPQVQTTMSQIAASANSAMTEVSQQLQTPAMQGDIAEMTNNMASAFDSLSQALEPIVSSFVDIGLVGSGFLPQLADGAARAAEAFSQFVGEARASGDMQSWIEGGIAGFKQLGDIIGNVGQILGGFATAAPEGGGPLGMLQSLTQVAADFINSPAGQGALNTWMVSLRDTMSALAPAAGAFLQAIAPIGGVIGTALVTTVQAIAPALTSWFNAMQPVVQQLSGALTPVIQSLGPVLAQMADILAGQMVSGIQTILPVLIPFVQQWGQALTSIMPLLPALLQMATASLPMIQQAVAMILPPMTTWMTMMGNIANVVVPPLSAAIGAMSTVWQTSFGAIHTAVSTAWTIMQPVFDAIKTAIDTLMGPLDEFFSLASKIPGVSAALKTAEGVASAFTTPGAVPGPAIPALPGVPSSALKPPGTYRTRDGQVRMIPRGTAPIAPAVGVPTTQLPIPAVSTYVAPPVTTGSSSSSGGAVGANNVDAMFALAQQASGRTDYAPASDLAKGLADCSGSISDLYEVLTKGQASSARMFTTVNFASDAEAAKLGFLPGYQEGALNVGVNPYPGNSGHMAATLPNGVNFEGGGGTGGGAQYGGNAAGALDPQFEKQYYLPVPSGSGTSSAYPAMPVGSSAADISQNHLSGTKDQPLYVMPAKEGAFGGAQQLGQDLASGMFEILGIGDIFKDPTQFGLFKIAKAVMGLDVNAGAGGGSEGGGGLFPGGGGGGGGLTSLLSNIPQAFGALNTAGEANAPTPFMPMMPEASGGGAVLPGNMMASPFSPTGANSAAGPGNQPVIDQSVHISGTNQFGYSQTAVQDQIRDQHLSQARVPLMTLPTGP; encoded by the coding sequence ATGGCGTCGATTGCGGATGTCTATGTCACGGTTCTACCTAGCACCAGCGAGATCGCGCCAGGGGTTAAGCGAGCGCTGCGCGAAGTCGACAACGACGCGTACCAGGCGGGCCGGCGGTGGGGCCGCGAGATGGAACGCGGCATGGGTCGCCCCAGGATTGGGGCCGATACCCGGCCGGGTGAACGTGACGTCGATGAGTTCAAACGGAAGGTCGACAAGACCCGCGCTACGGTCAAGCTCGATGTCGATAAGTCCGGGTTCGACGCAGCGGCCACGTCGCTGCGGAACCTGTCGACCAACTACAAGGCGCTCGGTGTCGCCAGCGCGGCCATCGCCTCACCCACGGCGATCGCGGGCACTGTTTCGGTGGTCTCGCAACTGTCTGGTGTCCTCGGTCTGATCCCCGCCGCAGCCGGTGCAGCCGGGCTGGCCATCGGATCACTCAAGGTCGCCACGTCCGGGTTCGCCGATGCCGTCAAAGAGGTTCGAGACACCGAGAAGTTCAACGAAGCGATTCAGCAACTCGCCCCGAACGCGCAGGAAGCCGCTCGAGCCATCCAAGGGATGTTGCCCGCTCTCGACACGCTGAAATTCACTGTCGGTGATGCGTTCTTCGCAGGGCTCGGTCAGCAGATCTCGCAACTGGGATCGACGTACTTGCCTCAGGTCCAAACGACTATGAGCCAGATCGCGGCATCGGCTAACAGCGCCATGACCGAAGTGTCACAACAGTTGCAGACCCCGGCGATGCAAGGCGACATCGCGGAGATGACGAACAACATGGCGTCTGCGTTCGACAGCCTCTCCCAGGCGCTCGAACCGATTGTGTCGTCGTTCGTCGACATCGGGTTGGTCGGCTCGGGATTCCTGCCGCAACTCGCTGACGGCGCGGCCCGTGCCGCGGAGGCGTTCTCGCAATTCGTGGGGGAGGCCCGCGCGTCCGGGGACATGCAGTCGTGGATTGAGGGCGGTATCGCCGGATTCAAACAGCTTGGCGACATCATCGGCAACGTTGGTCAGATTCTCGGCGGCTTCGCGACCGCAGCACCCGAAGGTGGTGGGCCGCTGGGGATGCTGCAGAGCCTCACCCAGGTGGCCGCCGACTTCATCAACTCTCCAGCCGGTCAGGGTGCTCTCAACACCTGGATGGTCAGCCTCCGCGACACCATGTCCGCGCTCGCCCCCGCGGCTGGCGCATTCCTGCAAGCCATCGCCCCGATCGGCGGGGTGATCGGGACCGCGCTCGTGACCACCGTGCAGGCCATCGCCCCGGCTCTCACGTCATGGTTCAACGCCATGCAGCCCGTCGTGCAGCAGCTCTCCGGGGCGTTGACGCCGGTCATTCAATCCCTTGGCCCCGTGCTCGCGCAGATGGCGGATATTCTTGCCGGACAAATGGTCTCGGGTATTCAAACGATCCTGCCCGTGCTGATTCCGTTCGTGCAGCAGTGGGGCCAGGCACTCACCTCGATCATGCCGCTGCTGCCGGCGCTGTTGCAGATGGCGACCGCCTCGCTGCCGATGATTCAGCAGGCCGTCGCAATGATCCTGCCGCCGATGACCACGTGGATGACCATGATGGGCAACATCGCCAACGTCGTTGTCCCGCCCCTGTCGGCCGCGATCGGCGCCATGTCTACGGTCTGGCAGACCAGTTTTGGCGCGATTCACACCGCGGTGTCTACGGCGTGGACGATCATGCAGCCGGTGTTCGATGCCATCAAGACCGCGATCGACACCCTCATGGGGCCGCTGGATGAGTTCTTCAGCCTGGCGAGCAAGATCCCCGGAGTAAGTGCGGCGCTGAAGACGGCGGAGGGCGTGGCCAGTGCCTTCACAACACCTGGCGCGGTGCCCGGCCCAGCGATTCCGGCATTGCCCGGGGTTCCGTCCTCGGCTCTGAAGCCTCCCGGCACCTATCGAACCCGTGATGGACAGGTCAGGATGATTCCCCGCGGGACGGCGCCCATCGCACCGGCCGTGGGTGTTCCGACGACTCAGCTGCCGATCCCGGCGGTGTCGACGTACGTAGCGCCTCCGGTCACTACGGGCAGCAGTTCGTCGAGCGGCGGCGCGGTCGGGGCCAACAACGTGGACGCCATGTTCGCGCTGGCCCAGCAGGCCAGTGGCAGAACCGATTACGCACCCGCATCCGATCTCGCCAAGGGACTGGCGGATTGTTCGGGGTCGATCTCCGACCTCTATGAAGTCCTCACTAAGGGTCAGGCGTCGAGCGCCCGCATGTTCACCACTGTGAACTTCGCCAGCGACGCTGAAGCCGCGAAGCTGGGATTCCTGCCGGGCTACCAAGAGGGCGCGCTGAATGTTGGCGTCAACCCGTACCCCGGTAACAGCGGGCATATGGCGGCCACCCTGCCCAACGGTGTGAACTTCGAGGGTGGCGGCGGCACCGGCGGTGGCGCCCAGTACGGCGGCAACGCGGCTGGCGCCTTGGATCCGCAGTTCGAGAAGCAGTACTACCTCCCGGTGCCGAGCGGCTCAGGAACGTCGTCGGCGTACCCGGCCATGCCGGTAGGCAGTTCCGCCGCCGACATCTCCCAGAACCACCTGTCCGGGACGAAGGATCAGCCGCTCTATGTGATGCCCGCAAAAGAAGGCGCTTTCGGCGGCGCGCAGCAGCTCGGACAAGACCTCGCCTCCGGCATGTTCGAGATCCTCGGCATCGGCGACATCTTCAAAGACCCCACGCAATTCGGACTTTTCAAGATCGCCAAAGCCGTGATGGGGCTCGACGTCAACGCCGGAGCGGGCGGCGGATCCGAGGGTGGGGGAGGGCTCTTCCCTGGCGGTGGTGGCGGCGGTGGGGGTTTGACGAGCCTCCTGTCGAACATCCCGCAGGCATTCGGCGCATTGAACACAGCGGGAGAGGCGAACGCCCCCACCCCATTCATGCCGATGATGCCCGAAGCCAGCGGGGGTGGGGCTGTCCTGCCGGGCAACATGATGGCCTCGCCGTTCAGTCCAACGGGCGCCAACAGTGCTGCCGGCCCAGGCAACCAACCAGTCATCGATCAGAGCGTCCACATCAGTGGCACCAACCAATTCGGCTACAGCCAAACCGCGGTGCAAGACCAGATCCGAGACCAACACCTCAGCCAGGCCCGCGTTCCGCTGATGACCCTCCCGACCGGACCCTGA
- a CDS encoding HNH endonuclease — MTAPARVNDAKAKRLRARIRARGDACHICGHDIDYTAHHHDPRSFQLDHLWQIANGGPAYDITNCAAAHRKCNRARSDTIDAITIAAAASYGIDLTSAQSKGNHASNGHLCTGCNGYHNPGPGTTFITARNWWSTTVDDNRPRVDLTPFGGGL; from the coding sequence ATGACCGCACCAGCACGCGTCAACGACGCCAAAGCCAAACGCCTGCGCGCCAGGATCCGCGCCCGCGGCGACGCCTGCCACATCTGCGGCCACGACATCGACTACACCGCCCACCACCACGACCCGCGCTCATTTCAACTCGACCACCTCTGGCAGATCGCCAACGGCGGCCCCGCCTACGACATCACCAACTGCGCCGCCGCCCACCGCAAATGCAACCGCGCCCGCTCCGACACCATCGACGCCATCACCATCGCAGCCGCCGCCTCCTACGGCATAGACCTCACCAGCGCCCAATCCAAAGGCAACCACGCATCCAACGGACACCTCTGCACCGGATGCAACGGCTACCACAACCCCGGACCCGGAACCACCTTCATCACCGCACGCAACTGGTGGAGCACCACCGTTGATGACAACCGACCCCGAGTTGACCTGACCCCCTTCGGAGGTGGCCTGTGA
- a CDS encoding excisionase family DNA-binding protein, with protein MAVIDGRICGLLNQLLKLDRVRAEIRGQDPQLDQALLAIKLAGAAYMNSSATGKRQAPQPEPATHCDQQDDNTISTTSAATLLGVTDRAIRRAITDKRLPATKLDGRYRIGRTELAHYRDTRT; from the coding sequence GTGGCCGTGATCGACGGCCGTATCTGCGGTCTGCTCAACCAGTTGTTGAAGCTCGACCGGGTCCGTGCCGAGATACGCGGCCAGGACCCGCAACTCGATCAAGCATTGTTGGCGATCAAGCTTGCGGGTGCTGCGTACATGAATAGTTCCGCGACCGGTAAAAGGCAAGCGCCGCAACCGGAACCGGCTACACACTGTGATCAGCAGGACGACAACACCATAAGCACCACCAGCGCCGCAACGCTTCTCGGAGTGACTGACCGCGCGATCCGCAGGGCGATCACCGACAAACGCTTACCGGCAACAAAGCTCGACGGCCGATACCGAATCGGCCGCACCGAACTAGCCCACTACCGAGACACCAGAACCTGA